Proteins found in one Sorghum bicolor cultivar BTx623 chromosome 1, Sorghum_bicolor_NCBIv3, whole genome shotgun sequence genomic segment:
- the LOC8058087 gene encoding transcription factor UNE10 isoform X1 yields MNQCVPSWDLDDPALVVAAGGGGGGGLNHHQVSTTIAGGAPHRGLQVSAGGGAFAPVVLPMSDQYYEVAELTWEKGNISSHGLGLLNRPVPVQQHKYAPPPSSSQLQAIGGGGGGGSSGDRETLEAVVGEAATRSSHFLSQRHPVPWVGVGGAAVDAVARSAADALVPCAAARVHDEAAAAEGGDAGAGPGSRRKRARVVGEDGGLVCASQGSTAAAPGPRRRGESALLTLDYACCGTGGADDVCGFTTTTTNNSTSLERDDKGSPDTENTSIGGGASDSRCFSRRSQRDGLCDEDENVVINGDGAMRSSISTKRSRAAAIHNESERKRRDRINQKMKTLQKLVPNSNKQTDKASMLDEVIDYLKQLQAQVQVMSRMSSMMMPMGMAMPQLHQMSVMAQMAQMAQMAQTMAQGMMNMGSLAQPGYAGLTPPMMHPPPPFVPMSWADPAAAATTSGAGAGAGPGPAAAAASSLAQHTGGGGAAVPDAFSAFLACQAQQSGQQQQQQPPGSMEAYNRMVALYQKMNQLQQSEPSSNPSKQ; encoded by the exons ATGAACCAGTGCGTGCCGAGCTGGGATCTGGACGACCCGGCGCTGGTGGTAGCAgctggcggcggaggcggcggcggcctgaACCACCATCAGGTCTCGACGACGATCGCCGGCGGGGCGCCGCACCGGGGCCTGCAGGTGTCAGCCGGCGGGGGGGCGTTCGCTCCCGTCGTCCTGCCCATGTCGGACCAGTACTACGAGGTGGCGGAGCTGACGTGGGAGAAGGGCAACATCTCCTCTCACGGGCTGGGGCTGCTTAACCGCCCGGTCCCGGTGCAGCAGCACAAGTACGCGCCGCCACCGTCGTCGTCACAGCTGCAGGCcataggaggaggaggaggaggcggatcGTCTGGGGACCGCGAGACGCTGGAGGCGGTGGTCGGCGAGGCGGCCACGCGGTCGTCACACTTCCTCTCGCAGCGGCACCCGGTGCCTTGGGTCGGGGTGGGCGGCGCCGCCGTCGACGCCGTGGCGAGGTCCGCGGCGGACGCGCTAGTGCCGTGCGCCGCCGCAAGGGTGCAcgacgaggcggcggcggcagagggAGGAGACGCGGGCGCTGGGCCTGGCTCCAGGAGGAAGCGGGCGCGCGTGGTTGGCGAGGACGGCGGTCTGGTGTGCGCCAGCCAGGGGAGCACCGCCGCCGCGCCCGggccccgccgccgcggcgagaGCGCGCTGCTCACGCTGGACTACGCCTGCTGCGGCACCGGCGGGGCCGATGACGTGTGTGGCttcacgacgacgacgaccaacAACTCCACGTCCCTGGAGCGCGACGACAAGGGCTCCCCGGACACTGAGAACACCAGCATCGGCGGAGGGGCTAGTGATTCTCGCTGTTTCAGCCGTCGGTCACAG agaGACGGCTTGTGCGACGAAGATGAGAACGTGGTGATCAACGGGGACGGGGCGATGAGGTCGTCGATTTCCACCAAGAGGAGCCGGGCTGCTGCCATCCACAACGAATCTGAGCGT AAACGAAGGGACAGGATCAACCAGAAGATGAAAACGCTGCAAAAGCTCGTCCCGAACTCGAACAAG CAGACGGACAAGGCGTCGATGCTGGACGAGGTGATCGACTACCTGAAGCAGCTGCAGGCGCAGGTGCAGGTGATGAGCCGGATGAGCAGCATGATGATGCCCATGGGCATGGCCATGCCGCAGCTCCACCAGATGTCCGTGATGGCCCAGATGGCGCAGATGGCCCAGATGGCGCAGACGATGGCCCAGGGCATGATGAACATGGGCTCCCTCGCGCAGCCCGGGTACGCGGGCCTCACGCCGCCCATGATGCACCCGCCGCCACCGTTCGTCCCCATGTCCTGGGCGGACCCTGCCGCTGCAGCCACCacctccggcgccggcgccggcgccggccccggtccagcagccgccgccgcctcctccctcGCCCAGcataccggcggcggcggcgccgccgtgcCGGACGCCTTCTCCGCCTTCCTGGCCTGCCAAGCGCAGCAGAGCGGACAG cagcagcagcagcagccgccgggTAGCATGGAGGCGTACAATAGGATGGTGGCGCTGTACCAGAAGATGAACCAGCTGCAGCAGAGCGAGCCAAGCAGCAACCCGTCCAAGCAGTGA
- the LOC8058087 gene encoding transcription factor UNE10 isoform X3 has product MNQCVPSWDLDDPALVVAAGGGGGGGLNHHQVSTTIAGGAPHRGLQVSAGGGAFAPVVLPMSDQYYEVAELTWEKGNISSHGLGLLNRPVPVQQHKYAPPPSSSQLQAIGGGGGGGSSGDRETLEAVVGEAATRSSHFLSQRHPVPWVGVGGAAVDAVARSAADALVPCAAARVHDEAAAAEGGDAGAGPGSRRKRARVVGEDGGLVCASQGSTAAAPGPRRRGESALLTLDYACCGTGGADDVCGFTTTTTNNSTSLERDDKGSPDTENTSIGGGASDSRCFSRRSQRDGLCDEDENVVINGDGAMRSSISTKRSRAAAIHNESERKRRDRINQKMKTLQKLVPNSNKQTDKASMLDEVIDYLKQLQAQVQVMSRMSSMMMPMGMAMPQLHQMSVMAQMAQMAQMAQTMAQGMMNMGSLAQPGYAGLTPPMMHPPPPFVPMSWADPAAAATTSGAGAGAGPGPAAAAASSLAQHTGGGGAAVPDAFSAFLACQAQQSGQQQQQPPGSMEAYNRMVALYQKMNQLQQSEPSSNPSKQ; this is encoded by the exons ATGAACCAGTGCGTGCCGAGCTGGGATCTGGACGACCCGGCGCTGGTGGTAGCAgctggcggcggaggcggcggcggcctgaACCACCATCAGGTCTCGACGACGATCGCCGGCGGGGCGCCGCACCGGGGCCTGCAGGTGTCAGCCGGCGGGGGGGCGTTCGCTCCCGTCGTCCTGCCCATGTCGGACCAGTACTACGAGGTGGCGGAGCTGACGTGGGAGAAGGGCAACATCTCCTCTCACGGGCTGGGGCTGCTTAACCGCCCGGTCCCGGTGCAGCAGCACAAGTACGCGCCGCCACCGTCGTCGTCACAGCTGCAGGCcataggaggaggaggaggaggcggatcGTCTGGGGACCGCGAGACGCTGGAGGCGGTGGTCGGCGAGGCGGCCACGCGGTCGTCACACTTCCTCTCGCAGCGGCACCCGGTGCCTTGGGTCGGGGTGGGCGGCGCCGCCGTCGACGCCGTGGCGAGGTCCGCGGCGGACGCGCTAGTGCCGTGCGCCGCCGCAAGGGTGCAcgacgaggcggcggcggcagagggAGGAGACGCGGGCGCTGGGCCTGGCTCCAGGAGGAAGCGGGCGCGCGTGGTTGGCGAGGACGGCGGTCTGGTGTGCGCCAGCCAGGGGAGCACCGCCGCCGCGCCCGggccccgccgccgcggcgagaGCGCGCTGCTCACGCTGGACTACGCCTGCTGCGGCACCGGCGGGGCCGATGACGTGTGTGGCttcacgacgacgacgaccaacAACTCCACGTCCCTGGAGCGCGACGACAAGGGCTCCCCGGACACTGAGAACACCAGCATCGGCGGAGGGGCTAGTGATTCTCGCTGTTTCAGCCGTCGGTCACAG agaGACGGCTTGTGCGACGAAGATGAGAACGTGGTGATCAACGGGGACGGGGCGATGAGGTCGTCGATTTCCACCAAGAGGAGCCGGGCTGCTGCCATCCACAACGAATCTGAGCGT AAACGAAGGGACAGGATCAACCAGAAGATGAAAACGCTGCAAAAGCTCGTCCCGAACTCGAACAAG CAGACGGACAAGGCGTCGATGCTGGACGAGGTGATCGACTACCTGAAGCAGCTGCAGGCGCAGGTGCAGGTGATGAGCCGGATGAGCAGCATGATGATGCCCATGGGCATGGCCATGCCGCAGCTCCACCAGATGTCCGTGATGGCCCAGATGGCGCAGATGGCCCAGATGGCGCAGACGATGGCCCAGGGCATGATGAACATGGGCTCCCTCGCGCAGCCCGGGTACGCGGGCCTCACGCCGCCCATGATGCACCCGCCGCCACCGTTCGTCCCCATGTCCTGGGCGGACCCTGCCGCTGCAGCCACCacctccggcgccggcgccggcgccggccccggtccagcagccgccgccgcctcctccctcGCCCAGcataccggcggcggcggcgccgccgtgcCGGACGCCTTCTCCGCCTTCCTGGCCTGCCAAGCGCAGCAGAGCGGACAG cagcagcagcagccgccgggTAGCATGGAGGCGTACAATAGGATGGTGGCGCTGTACCAGAAGATGAACCAGCTGCAGCAGAGCGAGCCAAGCAGCAACCCGTCCAAGCAGTGA
- the LOC8058087 gene encoding transcription factor UNE10 isoform X5: MNQCVPSWDLDDPALVVAAGGGGGGGLNHHQVSTTIAGGAPHRGLQVSAGGGAFAPVVLPMSDQYYEVAELTWEKGNISSHGLGLLNRPVPVQQHKYAPPPSSSQLQAIGGGGGGGSSGDRETLEAVVGEAATRSSHFLSQRHPVPWVGVGGAAVDAVARSAADALVPCAAARVHDEAAAAEGGDAGAGPGSRRKRARVVGEDGGLVCASQGSTAAAPGPRRRGESALLTLDYACCGTGGADDVCGFTTTTTNNSTSLERDDKGSPDTENTSIGGGASDSRCFSRRSQRDGLCDEDENVVINGDGAMRSSISTKRSRAAAIHNESERKRRDRINQKMKTLQKLVPNSNKQTDKASMLDEVIDYLKQLQAQVQVMSRMSSMMMPMGMAMPQLHQMSVMAQMAQMAQMAQTMAQGMMNMGSLAQPGYAGLTPPMMHPPPPFVPMSWADPAAAATTSGAGAGAGPGPAAAAASSLAQHTGGGGAAVPDAFSAFLACQAQQSGQQQPPGSMEAYNRMVALYQKMNQLQQSEPSSNPSKQ, encoded by the exons ATGAACCAGTGCGTGCCGAGCTGGGATCTGGACGACCCGGCGCTGGTGGTAGCAgctggcggcggaggcggcggcggcctgaACCACCATCAGGTCTCGACGACGATCGCCGGCGGGGCGCCGCACCGGGGCCTGCAGGTGTCAGCCGGCGGGGGGGCGTTCGCTCCCGTCGTCCTGCCCATGTCGGACCAGTACTACGAGGTGGCGGAGCTGACGTGGGAGAAGGGCAACATCTCCTCTCACGGGCTGGGGCTGCTTAACCGCCCGGTCCCGGTGCAGCAGCACAAGTACGCGCCGCCACCGTCGTCGTCACAGCTGCAGGCcataggaggaggaggaggaggcggatcGTCTGGGGACCGCGAGACGCTGGAGGCGGTGGTCGGCGAGGCGGCCACGCGGTCGTCACACTTCCTCTCGCAGCGGCACCCGGTGCCTTGGGTCGGGGTGGGCGGCGCCGCCGTCGACGCCGTGGCGAGGTCCGCGGCGGACGCGCTAGTGCCGTGCGCCGCCGCAAGGGTGCAcgacgaggcggcggcggcagagggAGGAGACGCGGGCGCTGGGCCTGGCTCCAGGAGGAAGCGGGCGCGCGTGGTTGGCGAGGACGGCGGTCTGGTGTGCGCCAGCCAGGGGAGCACCGCCGCCGCGCCCGggccccgccgccgcggcgagaGCGCGCTGCTCACGCTGGACTACGCCTGCTGCGGCACCGGCGGGGCCGATGACGTGTGTGGCttcacgacgacgacgaccaacAACTCCACGTCCCTGGAGCGCGACGACAAGGGCTCCCCGGACACTGAGAACACCAGCATCGGCGGAGGGGCTAGTGATTCTCGCTGTTTCAGCCGTCGGTCACAG agaGACGGCTTGTGCGACGAAGATGAGAACGTGGTGATCAACGGGGACGGGGCGATGAGGTCGTCGATTTCCACCAAGAGGAGCCGGGCTGCTGCCATCCACAACGAATCTGAGCGT AAACGAAGGGACAGGATCAACCAGAAGATGAAAACGCTGCAAAAGCTCGTCCCGAACTCGAACAAG CAGACGGACAAGGCGTCGATGCTGGACGAGGTGATCGACTACCTGAAGCAGCTGCAGGCGCAGGTGCAGGTGATGAGCCGGATGAGCAGCATGATGATGCCCATGGGCATGGCCATGCCGCAGCTCCACCAGATGTCCGTGATGGCCCAGATGGCGCAGATGGCCCAGATGGCGCAGACGATGGCCCAGGGCATGATGAACATGGGCTCCCTCGCGCAGCCCGGGTACGCGGGCCTCACGCCGCCCATGATGCACCCGCCGCCACCGTTCGTCCCCATGTCCTGGGCGGACCCTGCCGCTGCAGCCACCacctccggcgccggcgccggcgccggccccggtccagcagccgccgccgcctcctccctcGCCCAGcataccggcggcggcggcgccgccgtgcCGGACGCCTTCTCCGCCTTCCTGGCCTGCCAAGCGCAGCAGAGCGGACAG cagcagccgccgggTAGCATGGAGGCGTACAATAGGATGGTGGCGCTGTACCAGAAGATGAACCAGCTGCAGCAGAGCGAGCCAAGCAGCAACCCGTCCAAGCAGTGA
- the LOC8058087 gene encoding transcription factor UNE10 isoform X4: MNQCVPSWDLDDPALVVAAGGGGGGGLNHHQVSTTIAGGAPHRGLQVSAGGGAFAPVVLPMSDQYYEVAELTWEKGNISSHGLGLLNRPVPVQQHKYAPPPSSSQLQAIGGGGGGGSSGDRETLEAVVGEAATRSSHFLSQRHPVPWVGVGGAAVDAVARSAADALVPCAAARVHDEAAAAEGGDAGAGPGSRRKRARVVGEDGGLVCASQGSTAAAPGPRRRGESALLTLDYACCGTGGADDVCGFTTTTTNNSTSLERDDKGSPDTENTSIGGGASDSRCFSRRSQRDGLCDEDENVVINGDGAMRSSISTKRSRAAAIHNESERKRRDRINQKMKTLQKLVPNSNKQTDKASMLDEVIDYLKQLQAQVQVMSRMSSMMMPMGMAMPQLHQMSVMAQMAQMAQMAQTMAQGMMNMGSLAQPGYAGLTPPMMHPPPPFVPMSWADPAAAATTSGAGAGAGPGPAAAAASSLAQHTGGGGAAVPDAFSAFLACQAQQSGQQQQPPGSMEAYNRMVALYQKMNQLQQSEPSSNPSKQ; the protein is encoded by the exons ATGAACCAGTGCGTGCCGAGCTGGGATCTGGACGACCCGGCGCTGGTGGTAGCAgctggcggcggaggcggcggcggcctgaACCACCATCAGGTCTCGACGACGATCGCCGGCGGGGCGCCGCACCGGGGCCTGCAGGTGTCAGCCGGCGGGGGGGCGTTCGCTCCCGTCGTCCTGCCCATGTCGGACCAGTACTACGAGGTGGCGGAGCTGACGTGGGAGAAGGGCAACATCTCCTCTCACGGGCTGGGGCTGCTTAACCGCCCGGTCCCGGTGCAGCAGCACAAGTACGCGCCGCCACCGTCGTCGTCACAGCTGCAGGCcataggaggaggaggaggaggcggatcGTCTGGGGACCGCGAGACGCTGGAGGCGGTGGTCGGCGAGGCGGCCACGCGGTCGTCACACTTCCTCTCGCAGCGGCACCCGGTGCCTTGGGTCGGGGTGGGCGGCGCCGCCGTCGACGCCGTGGCGAGGTCCGCGGCGGACGCGCTAGTGCCGTGCGCCGCCGCAAGGGTGCAcgacgaggcggcggcggcagagggAGGAGACGCGGGCGCTGGGCCTGGCTCCAGGAGGAAGCGGGCGCGCGTGGTTGGCGAGGACGGCGGTCTGGTGTGCGCCAGCCAGGGGAGCACCGCCGCCGCGCCCGggccccgccgccgcggcgagaGCGCGCTGCTCACGCTGGACTACGCCTGCTGCGGCACCGGCGGGGCCGATGACGTGTGTGGCttcacgacgacgacgaccaacAACTCCACGTCCCTGGAGCGCGACGACAAGGGCTCCCCGGACACTGAGAACACCAGCATCGGCGGAGGGGCTAGTGATTCTCGCTGTTTCAGCCGTCGGTCACAG agaGACGGCTTGTGCGACGAAGATGAGAACGTGGTGATCAACGGGGACGGGGCGATGAGGTCGTCGATTTCCACCAAGAGGAGCCGGGCTGCTGCCATCCACAACGAATCTGAGCGT AAACGAAGGGACAGGATCAACCAGAAGATGAAAACGCTGCAAAAGCTCGTCCCGAACTCGAACAAG CAGACGGACAAGGCGTCGATGCTGGACGAGGTGATCGACTACCTGAAGCAGCTGCAGGCGCAGGTGCAGGTGATGAGCCGGATGAGCAGCATGATGATGCCCATGGGCATGGCCATGCCGCAGCTCCACCAGATGTCCGTGATGGCCCAGATGGCGCAGATGGCCCAGATGGCGCAGACGATGGCCCAGGGCATGATGAACATGGGCTCCCTCGCGCAGCCCGGGTACGCGGGCCTCACGCCGCCCATGATGCACCCGCCGCCACCGTTCGTCCCCATGTCCTGGGCGGACCCTGCCGCTGCAGCCACCacctccggcgccggcgccggcgccggccccggtccagcagccgccgccgcctcctccctcGCCCAGcataccggcggcggcggcgccgccgtgcCGGACGCCTTCTCCGCCTTCCTGGCCTGCCAAGCGCAGCAGAGCGGACAG cagcagcagccgccgggTAGCATGGAGGCGTACAATAGGATGGTGGCGCTGTACCAGAAGATGAACCAGCTGCAGCAGAGCGAGCCAAGCAGCAACCCGTCCAAGCAGTGA
- the LOC8058087 gene encoding transcription factor UNE10 isoform X2 — translation MNQCVPSWDLDDPALVVAAGGGGGGGLNHHQVSTTIAGGAPHRGLQVSAGGGAFAPVVLPMSDQYYEVAELTWEKGNISSHGLGLLNRPVPVQQHKYAPPPSSSQLQAIGGGGGGGSSGDRETLEAVVGEAATRSSHFLSQRHPVPWVGVGGAAVDAVARSAADALVPCAAARVHDEAAAAEGGDAGAGPGSRRKRARVVGEDGGLVCASQGSTAAAPGPRRRGESALLTLDYACCGTGGADDVCGFTTTTTNNSTSLERDDKGSPDTENTSIGGGASDSRCFSRRSQRDGLCDEDENVVINGDGAMRSSISTKRSRAAAIHNESERKRRDRINQKMKTLQKLVPNSNKTDKASMLDEVIDYLKQLQAQVQVMSRMSSMMMPMGMAMPQLHQMSVMAQMAQMAQMAQTMAQGMMNMGSLAQPGYAGLTPPMMHPPPPFVPMSWADPAAAATTSGAGAGAGPGPAAAAASSLAQHTGGGGAAVPDAFSAFLACQAQQSGQQQQQQPPGSMEAYNRMVALYQKMNQLQQSEPSSNPSKQ, via the exons ATGAACCAGTGCGTGCCGAGCTGGGATCTGGACGACCCGGCGCTGGTGGTAGCAgctggcggcggaggcggcggcggcctgaACCACCATCAGGTCTCGACGACGATCGCCGGCGGGGCGCCGCACCGGGGCCTGCAGGTGTCAGCCGGCGGGGGGGCGTTCGCTCCCGTCGTCCTGCCCATGTCGGACCAGTACTACGAGGTGGCGGAGCTGACGTGGGAGAAGGGCAACATCTCCTCTCACGGGCTGGGGCTGCTTAACCGCCCGGTCCCGGTGCAGCAGCACAAGTACGCGCCGCCACCGTCGTCGTCACAGCTGCAGGCcataggaggaggaggaggaggcggatcGTCTGGGGACCGCGAGACGCTGGAGGCGGTGGTCGGCGAGGCGGCCACGCGGTCGTCACACTTCCTCTCGCAGCGGCACCCGGTGCCTTGGGTCGGGGTGGGCGGCGCCGCCGTCGACGCCGTGGCGAGGTCCGCGGCGGACGCGCTAGTGCCGTGCGCCGCCGCAAGGGTGCAcgacgaggcggcggcggcagagggAGGAGACGCGGGCGCTGGGCCTGGCTCCAGGAGGAAGCGGGCGCGCGTGGTTGGCGAGGACGGCGGTCTGGTGTGCGCCAGCCAGGGGAGCACCGCCGCCGCGCCCGggccccgccgccgcggcgagaGCGCGCTGCTCACGCTGGACTACGCCTGCTGCGGCACCGGCGGGGCCGATGACGTGTGTGGCttcacgacgacgacgaccaacAACTCCACGTCCCTGGAGCGCGACGACAAGGGCTCCCCGGACACTGAGAACACCAGCATCGGCGGAGGGGCTAGTGATTCTCGCTGTTTCAGCCGTCGGTCACAG agaGACGGCTTGTGCGACGAAGATGAGAACGTGGTGATCAACGGGGACGGGGCGATGAGGTCGTCGATTTCCACCAAGAGGAGCCGGGCTGCTGCCATCCACAACGAATCTGAGCGT AAACGAAGGGACAGGATCAACCAGAAGATGAAAACGCTGCAAAAGCTCGTCCCGAACTCGAACAAG ACGGACAAGGCGTCGATGCTGGACGAGGTGATCGACTACCTGAAGCAGCTGCAGGCGCAGGTGCAGGTGATGAGCCGGATGAGCAGCATGATGATGCCCATGGGCATGGCCATGCCGCAGCTCCACCAGATGTCCGTGATGGCCCAGATGGCGCAGATGGCCCAGATGGCGCAGACGATGGCCCAGGGCATGATGAACATGGGCTCCCTCGCGCAGCCCGGGTACGCGGGCCTCACGCCGCCCATGATGCACCCGCCGCCACCGTTCGTCCCCATGTCCTGGGCGGACCCTGCCGCTGCAGCCACCacctccggcgccggcgccggcgccggccccggtccagcagccgccgccgcctcctccctcGCCCAGcataccggcggcggcggcgccgccgtgcCGGACGCCTTCTCCGCCTTCCTGGCCTGCCAAGCGCAGCAGAGCGGACAG cagcagcagcagcagccgccgggTAGCATGGAGGCGTACAATAGGATGGTGGCGCTGTACCAGAAGATGAACCAGCTGCAGCAGAGCGAGCCAAGCAGCAACCCGTCCAAGCAGTGA